GTTCGAAGACCTTTTGGCGCACGTGCGCGAGCTGGCGGCGCAGCCCGGGGAGGCGACCGAGCCGCTGGCCGGGCTGGTGCGTTTGTACGCCGCGACGCTCTCGGCGCAGCCCTGGCTGCCGGCGCTCCTGCTGCGCGAGGTGATCACGGGCGATCCCGGCACGCGCGCGCGCTTCGTCGAGCGTTTCGCACACCGCGCCGCGGCGCTCCTGCCGCAGCTCGTGGGCGCCGAGATTGCATCGGGAGCCCTGCGCAAGGACCTGGATCCCGTGCTGACGCTGTTCGCGCTGATCGGCTCCACCGCGTTCCCGTTCCTGGTGCACCCGGTGCTGGGCAAGGTGCTCGGCTACGAGCTCGACCACGACTTCGCGCGCCGCCTGGCCGCGCACCAGACACGTCTGTTTCTCGAAGGCGCGCGCCCGCGCGAGCTGCCGGCGTGAACGCGCGCGTCGCACTTCTGTGTACGGTGCTCGCGCTGGCTGGCGCGTGCCGGCGCGACCCCGGCGCCATCCCGGTGGTGGGCACGCTCGAGCGCGACCGCATCGAGCTCACCGCGGAGGAGAACGAGCCGATCGTGGAGGTGCAGGTGCGCGAAGGCCAGACGGTCGCGGCCGGCGACGTGCTGCTCGCGCTCGACGACCGCCGGGTGTCGGCGCAGCTCGCGCGGGCGCGCGCGACGCGCGACCAGCTGGCGGCGCGGCTGGCGGAGCTCGAGCGCGGGCCGCGCGCCGAGCGCATTCGCGAGGCGCGCGCGCGGCTGGCCGGCGCGGAGAGCGCCGCGAAGAACGCTCAGATCGAGTACGACCGCGTGCAGTCACTCGAGCGGCGCTCGTTCGAGTCCGCCTCGCGCCGTGACCAGATGCGCTCGCAGCGCGACGAGGCCGCGTCGCGCCGCGACCAGGCGCGCGCCACGCTCGAGGAGCTCGAGCGCGGCACCACGACCGAAGAGCTCGACCAGGCGCGCGGCGCGCTGGCGGCGGCGGAGGCCGCGGTCGCGGA
This region of Myxococcota bacterium genomic DNA includes:
- a CDS encoding TetR family transcriptional regulator gives rise to the protein MAGARRKSRRPGRPPRGRAAEDVKRDLVEAARQLFARRSFGEVGIRELSRAAGVTPGMISYYFGGKQGLYEAMLAAVFEDLLAHVRELAAQPGEATEPLAGLVRLYAATLSAQPWLPALLLREVITGDPGTRARFVERFAHRAAALLPQLVGAEIASGALRKDLDPVLTLFALIGSTAFPFLVHPVLGKVLGYELDHDFARRLAAHQTRLFLEGARPRELPA
- a CDS encoding HlyD family efflux transporter periplasmic adaptor subunit; translation: MNARVALLCTVLALAGACRRDPGAIPVVGTLERDRIELTAEENEPIVEVQVREGQTVAAGDVLLALDDRRVSAQLARARATRDQLAARLAELERGPRAERIREARARLAGAESAAKNAQIEYDRVQSLERRSFESASRRDQMRSQRDEAASRRDQARATLEELERGTTTEELDQARGALAAAEAAVADTEVRFERLTLRAPRPGRVDSLPFKQGERPPAGAVVAVMLAADPPYARVYVPEAVRARIAEGTRATVTMSGRDGALEGQVRKLAHEAAFTPYFALTQHDRGRLSYLAEVEVSGPGTGDLPTGVPVEVHFQLETRSVSR